From the Streptomyces sp. Tu 2975 genome, one window contains:
- the ngcE gene encoding N-acetylglucosamine/diacetylchitobiose ABC transporter substrate-binding protein — translation MGSTSAHNEGVGRRNLIKRSAALGLLTIPTMSFLSACATGGGGTDKETKAPGGEKSEKNPLGVKQGAPLEAFIFKGGLGDQYAKDAEADFKATYGADVKHTGTQQVGPKLTPRFAGGNPPDVIDNSGADHLNMNQLSTQGQLQDLTVLLDAASMDDPAKKVRDTIHPSTIEKGKHGDKFDVLYYAFTIYGTWYSQKLLDDKGWAYPKSLDEMVKLCGEIKKAGIAPWTYPGKYPYYVHFNLFAQIAKIGGMEKWIAIDNLEPNAWTSNDAVKEVIEHYEELAAKKYFLEGSQGLTHIQSQTAWNKGKAVFLPNGSWVENESAPTTPKDFGMAVGALFDGTGDKMPHGTLRGEPSEPYIVASKGKNPAGGMELLRIMLSKKHAQNFATKVKSLTCVMDATEGMSLSPGLASASKVFGEAGDNLISLQLQEWYPALTDEKIGGLTGQLLTGELKAADWIKKTQAEADKVAKDDSVTKFKRTA, via the coding sequence ATGGGATCCACCTCCGCCCACAACGAGGGCGTCGGCCGTCGCAACCTGATCAAGCGTTCTGCCGCGCTCGGCCTGCTCACGATTCCGACGATGAGCTTCCTGTCCGCCTGCGCCACCGGCGGTGGCGGCACCGACAAGGAGACCAAGGCCCCCGGGGGCGAGAAGTCCGAGAAGAACCCGCTCGGTGTGAAGCAGGGCGCCCCGCTCGAGGCCTTCATCTTCAAGGGCGGTCTCGGCGACCAGTACGCCAAGGACGCGGAGGCCGACTTCAAGGCCACCTACGGCGCCGATGTCAAGCACACCGGCACCCAGCAGGTCGGCCCCAAGCTCACCCCGCGCTTCGCGGGCGGCAACCCGCCGGACGTCATCGACAACTCCGGCGCCGACCACCTCAACATGAACCAGCTCTCCACCCAGGGCCAGCTCCAGGACCTGACCGTGCTGCTGGACGCCGCCTCGATGGACGACCCGGCCAAGAAGGTCAGGGACACCATCCACCCGAGCACCATCGAGAAGGGCAAGCACGGCGACAAGTTCGACGTGCTCTACTACGCCTTCACCATCTACGGCACCTGGTACTCCCAGAAGCTGCTCGACGACAAGGGCTGGGCCTACCCCAAGTCCCTCGACGAGATGGTCAAGCTCTGCGGCGAGATCAAGAAGGCCGGCATCGCGCCCTGGACGTACCCGGGCAAGTATCCGTACTACGTCCACTTCAACCTCTTCGCCCAGATCGCCAAGATCGGCGGCATGGAGAAGTGGATCGCGATCGACAACCTGGAGCCGAACGCCTGGACCTCCAACGACGCCGTCAAGGAGGTCATAGAGCACTACGAGGAGCTGGCGGCCAAGAAGTACTTCCTCGAGGGCAGCCAGGGCCTGACCCACATCCAGTCGCAGACCGCCTGGAACAAGGGCAAGGCCGTCTTCCTCCCGAACGGCTCCTGGGTCGAGAACGAGTCCGCCCCCACCACGCCGAAGGACTTCGGCATGGCGGTCGGCGCGCTCTTCGACGGCACCGGCGACAAGATGCCGCACGGCACCCTGCGCGGCGAGCCGAGCGAGCCGTACATCGTCGCCTCCAAGGGCAAGAACCCGGCCGGCGGCATGGAACTGCTGCGCATCATGCTCTCCAAGAAGCACGCGCAGAACTTCGCCACCAAGGTCAAGTCCCTGACCTGCGTCATGGACGCCACCGAGGGCATGAGCCTCTCCCCGGGTCTGGCCTCGGCCAGCAAGGTCTTCGGCGAGGCCGGCGACAACCTGATCAGCCTGCAGCTGCAGGAGTGGTACCCGGCGTTGACCGATGAGAAGATCGGCGGCCTCACCGGGCAGCTGCTCACCGGTGAACTGAAGGCCGCCGACTGGATCAAGAAGACCCAGGCTGAGGCCGACAAGGTCGCCAAGGACGACTCGGTGACCAAGTTCAAGCGCACCGCCTGA
- a CDS encoding GH92 family glycosyl hydrolase, with protein MLVLTAPSAAVALPSEPGQSTSPGREFRSSFESDEAQPDWRNTVEVGTDGKKRSSGVDGGFSSGIPGNVTDKVIELRASDENTGGGETKENLVDLLPSSKWLGFEPTAWIEFDTDEPVKVSTYALTSANDFAARDPRDWTLKGSADGENWTVLDSRSDETFAERFRTRTFDIGAPSEVTAYAHYRLEITKNNGAPDATQLADVQFSNGDTSTPVPDDMRSQVDRGPSGSPTAKAGAGFTGKRALKYAGTHKPDGRAYSYNKIFDVDVAVRRDTELSYKVFPAMAETDLNYPATNVSVDLAFTDGTYLSDLGATDSHGGLLTPAGQGAAKRLYVNQWNAVASGIGTVAAGRTVDRILVAYDSPKGPAKFQGWIDDVTLAPKARQERLEHLSDYASTTRGTNSSGSFSRGNTFPATAVPHGFNFWTPVTNSESKSWLYEYARGNNADNLPTVQAFSTSHEPSPWMGDRQTFQVMPSAAEGTPDTSREARALPFRHEKETARPHYYGVTFENGLKAEMAPTDHAAMMRFTYPGDDASVIFDNVTKEGGLTLDAATRSFTGFSDVKSGLSTGATRLFVYGVFDAPVTDSASEGVTGRLRFDAGDDRIVNLRMATSLISVDQAMKNLADEIPAGTRFERVKNRAQNAWDDILGKVEVEGATHDQLVTLYSSLYRLYLYPNSGFENTGTKKRPEYRYASPFSPMTGPDTPTRTGAKIVDGKVYVNNGFWDTYRTTWPAYSFLTPKKAGELVDGFVQQYKDGGWISRWSSPGYADLMTGTSSDVAFADAYVKGVDFDAEAAYEAALKNATVVPPASGVGRKGMETSPFLGYASTSTHEGLSWSLEGYLNDYGIAEMGEALHQKTKKARYKEESEYFRNRARNYVTLFDSKAGFFQGRNLKGDWRVESSKYDPRVWGHDYTETNGWGYAFTAPQDSRGLANLYGGRSGLGEKLDTYFATPETASPEFVGSYGSVIHEMTEARDVRMGMYGHSNQVAHHATYMYNAASQPWKTQEKVREVLSRLYTGSEIGQGYHGDEDNGEQSAWYLFSALGFYPLVMGSGEYAIGSPLFTKATVHLENGRELVVKAPKNSAKNIYVQGLKVNGKKWNSTALPHEAIAEGGRIEFAMGPKPSAWGTGKDAAPVSITQDDKTPAPRHDAIPAGGPLFDNTSATTSAFTSVDLPVTSGTRAVQYTLTSAAKDKAPTGWVLQGSADGQSWTDLDKRSGESFGWDRQTRVFGVAEPGSYRHYRLVATGEVTLAEVELLN; from the coding sequence ATGCTGGTGTTGACGGCTCCTTCCGCCGCCGTCGCCCTCCCCTCGGAGCCCGGGCAATCCACCTCGCCGGGCCGGGAATTCAGATCGTCCTTCGAATCGGACGAAGCCCAGCCGGACTGGCGGAATACCGTTGAAGTCGGCACCGACGGAAAGAAGCGGTCATCGGGTGTCGACGGCGGCTTCTCCAGCGGAATACCGGGCAATGTCACCGACAAGGTGATCGAGCTGCGGGCCAGCGACGAGAACACCGGCGGCGGCGAGACCAAGGAGAATCTGGTCGACCTGCTGCCGAGCAGCAAATGGCTGGGGTTCGAGCCGACCGCCTGGATCGAGTTCGACACCGACGAGCCGGTCAAGGTCTCCACCTACGCCCTGACGTCCGCCAACGACTTCGCCGCGCGCGACCCCAGGGACTGGACTCTCAAGGGGTCCGCCGACGGGGAGAACTGGACCGTCCTGGACAGCCGCTCCGACGAGACGTTCGCCGAGCGCTTCCGGACCAGGACCTTCGACATCGGCGCCCCCTCCGAGGTCACGGCCTACGCCCACTACCGCCTCGAGATCACCAAGAACAACGGCGCGCCCGACGCCACCCAGCTGGCGGACGTGCAGTTCTCCAACGGTGACACCAGCACCCCCGTCCCCGACGACATGCGCAGCCAGGTCGACCGCGGCCCCAGCGGCTCCCCCACCGCAAAGGCCGGCGCGGGCTTCACCGGCAAGCGCGCCCTGAAGTACGCCGGCACCCACAAGCCCGACGGCAGGGCCTACTCGTACAACAAGATCTTCGACGTCGATGTCGCCGTGCGCCGCGACACCGAGCTGTCGTACAAGGTCTTCCCCGCCATGGCGGAGACGGACCTGAACTACCCCGCGACGAACGTGTCGGTGGATCTCGCCTTCACCGACGGCACCTATCTGAGCGACCTCGGAGCCACGGACTCGCACGGCGGGCTCCTCACGCCCGCGGGCCAGGGCGCCGCGAAGCGCCTGTACGTCAATCAGTGGAACGCCGTCGCCTCCGGCATCGGCACCGTCGCGGCCGGCAGGACCGTCGACCGGATCCTGGTGGCCTACGACTCCCCCAAGGGCCCGGCGAAGTTCCAGGGCTGGATCGACGACGTCACCCTGGCGCCAAAGGCGCGACAGGAGCGGCTCGAGCATCTCTCGGACTACGCCTCCACCACCCGCGGCACCAACTCCAGCGGTTCGTTCTCCCGTGGCAACACCTTCCCCGCCACAGCCGTCCCGCACGGCTTCAACTTCTGGACGCCGGTCACCAACTCGGAGTCCAAGAGCTGGCTGTACGAGTACGCCCGCGGCAACAACGCGGACAACCTGCCCACCGTCCAGGCATTCAGCACCAGCCACGAGCCGAGCCCCTGGATGGGCGACCGGCAGACGTTCCAGGTGATGCCGTCGGCGGCCGAGGGCACCCCCGACACCTCGCGCGAGGCCAGGGCACTGCCCTTCCGGCACGAGAAGGAGACCGCCAGGCCGCACTACTACGGTGTCACTTTCGAGAACGGCCTCAAGGCCGAGATGGCACCCACCGACCATGCGGCGATGATGCGCTTCACCTACCCCGGTGACGACGCGAGCGTCATCTTCGACAACGTCACCAAGGAGGGCGGCCTCACCCTCGACGCCGCCACCCGCTCCTTCACCGGCTTCTCGGACGTCAAGAGCGGTCTGTCCACGGGCGCCACACGGCTGTTCGTGTACGGCGTCTTCGATGCGCCGGTGACCGACTCGGCGTCCGAGGGCGTCACCGGGCGGCTCCGCTTCGACGCCGGCGACGACCGCATCGTCAATCTGCGGATGGCGACCTCGCTGATCAGCGTGGACCAGGCGATGAAGAACCTCGCCGACGAGATCCCGGCCGGTACCCGCTTCGAGCGGGTGAAGAACCGGGCCCAGAACGCCTGGGACGACATCCTCGGCAAGGTGGAGGTCGAGGGCGCCACCCACGACCAGTTGGTCACGCTCTACTCCAGCCTGTACCGGCTCTACCTCTACCCGAACTCGGGCTTCGAGAACACCGGCACCAAGAAGCGCCCGGAGTACCGGTACGCGAGCCCGTTCTCGCCGATGACCGGCCCGGACACACCGACCCGTACCGGCGCGAAGATCGTCGACGGGAAGGTCTACGTCAACAACGGCTTCTGGGACACCTACCGCACGACCTGGCCGGCCTACTCCTTCCTCACCCCGAAGAAGGCCGGCGAACTGGTCGACGGCTTCGTCCAGCAGTACAAGGACGGCGGCTGGATCTCCCGCTGGTCCTCCCCGGGCTACGCGGACCTGATGACCGGCACCAGCTCCGACGTGGCGTTCGCCGACGCGTACGTCAAGGGTGTGGACTTCGACGCCGAGGCGGCCTACGAGGCGGCGCTGAAGAACGCGACCGTCGTCCCGCCGGCTTCCGGCGTGGGCCGCAAGGGCATGGAGACCTCGCCGTTCCTCGGCTACGCCTCCACCTCCACCCACGAAGGTCTGTCCTGGTCGCTGGAGGGCTACCTCAACGACTACGGCATCGCCGAGATGGGCGAGGCCCTTCACCAGAAGACGAAGAAGGCCCGCTACAAGGAGGAGTCGGAGTACTTCCGGAACCGGGCCCGCAACTACGTCACCCTCTTCGACTCCAAGGCCGGCTTCTTCCAGGGCCGGAACCTGAAGGGCGACTGGCGGGTGGAGAGCTCGAAGTACGACCCGCGGGTCTGGGGTCACGACTACACCGAGACCAACGGCTGGGGCTACGCCTTCACCGCACCGCAGGACTCGCGCGGCCTGGCGAACCTGTACGGCGGCCGCTCGGGCCTCGGTGAGAAGCTCGACACCTACTTCGCCACGCCGGAGACGGCGTCGCCCGAGTTCGTCGGATCGTACGGCTCCGTCATCCACGAGATGACCGAGGCGCGCGATGTGCGGATGGGCATGTACGGCCACTCCAACCAGGTCGCCCACCACGCCACGTACATGTACAACGCGGCCTCCCAGCCGTGGAAGACCCAGGAGAAGGTTCGTGAGGTCCTCTCCCGCCTCTACACCGGGAGCGAGATCGGGCAGGGCTACCACGGCGACGAGGACAACGGCGAGCAGTCGGCCTGGTACCTCTTCTCCGCGCTCGGCTTCTACCCGCTGGTGATGGGCTCCGGCGAGTACGCCATCGGTTCGCCGCTGTTCACCAAGGCGACCGTACACCTGGAGAACGGCCGCGAACTGGTCGTGAAAGCCCCGAAGAACAGCGCGAAGAACATCTACGTACAGGGCCTGAAGGTCAACGGCAAGAAGTGGAATTCCACCGCCCTGCCGCACGAGGCGATCGCAGAGGGCGGCAGGATCGAGTTCGCGATGGGACCGAAGCCGTCCGCGTGGGGTACCGGGAAGGACGCGGCGCCCGTCTCCATCACCCAGGACGACAAGACGCCCGCGCCGAGGCACGACGCGATCCCGGCGGGCGGCCCGCTGTTCGACAACACCTCCGCGACCACGTCCGCGTTCACCTCGGTGGACCTCCCTGTGACGTCCGGGACCCGCGCGGTGCAGTACACGCTCACCTCCGCGGCGAAGGACAAGGCACCGACGGGCTGGGTGCTGCAGGGTTCGGCCGACGGGCAGTCGTGGACGGACCTCGACAAGCGGTCGGGCGAATCCTTCGGCTGGGACAGGCAGACCCGCGTCTTCGGTGTGGCGGAGCCGGGTTCGTACCGGCACTACCGGCTGGTCGCGACGGGTGAGGTGACGCTCGCGGAAGTGGAGCTGCTGAACTGA
- a CDS encoding VCBS repeat-containing protein, which translates to MAELSGLKRGRTRARLVAAATAAALLITGAAAGSASAADPQPSATAVTKAPAQAGKSLGIQAETQDSPVNALYGVNSSGTLYGYPPNGAGGIDSRMYSGGGWGATQHMTQVDHDADGSSDGIWFAEAGSLHHLYYGETATTVGGGWGIYNKIFSASNLAGAGADDLLARDSKGNLYLYLGYGNGRLTGRTLVGGGWQAYNQITGKGDLTGDGKNDIVARDGSGVLWLYKGTGDRAKPFTARTKVGSGWNMFNYLVSVGDIDLDGITDLVARGTDGALYLYKGTGMASSPFKSRVKIGTSGWNSYRLLF; encoded by the coding sequence GTGGCCGAACTCTCTGGCCTCAAGCGCGGCCGGACACGTGCCCGCCTCGTCGCCGCTGCGACTGCTGCGGCTCTGCTCATCACCGGCGCGGCCGCCGGCTCGGCGTCCGCCGCCGACCCGCAGCCGTCCGCGACGGCCGTGACCAAGGCGCCCGCACAGGCCGGCAAGTCCCTCGGTATACAGGCCGAGACCCAGGACTCCCCGGTCAACGCGCTGTACGGCGTCAACAGCTCCGGCACCCTCTACGGCTACCCGCCGAACGGCGCGGGCGGCATCGACAGCCGTATGTACAGCGGCGGCGGCTGGGGCGCCACCCAGCACATGACCCAGGTCGACCACGATGCGGACGGTTCGTCCGACGGCATCTGGTTCGCCGAGGCCGGCAGCCTCCACCACCTGTACTACGGTGAGACCGCCACCACGGTGGGCGGTGGCTGGGGGATCTACAACAAGATCTTCTCCGCCTCCAACCTCGCCGGCGCCGGCGCGGACGACCTGCTGGCCCGCGACAGCAAGGGCAACCTGTACCTGTACCTGGGCTACGGCAACGGCAGGCTGACCGGCCGCACCCTGGTCGGCGGCGGCTGGCAGGCCTACAACCAGATCACCGGCAAGGGCGACCTGACCGGCGACGGCAAGAACGACATCGTCGCCCGCGACGGCTCCGGCGTGCTGTGGCTCTACAAGGGCACCGGCGACCGCGCGAAGCCCTTCACCGCCCGCACGAAGGTCGGTAGCGGCTGGAACATGTTCAACTACCTGGTCTCGGTGGGCGACATCGACCTGGACGGCATCACCGACCTGGTCGCGCGCGGCACCGACGGGGCCCTGTACCTGTACAAGGGCACCGGCATGGCCTCTTCGCCCTTCAAGTCCCGGGTGAAGATCGGCACGAGCGGCTGGAACAGCTACCGCCTGCTCTTCTGA
- a CDS encoding lytic polysaccharide monooxygenase has protein sequence MIRRLLAQSRPRALLLTLLALLTAIPAVGLVVTAGGDAEAHGTPMKPASRTFLCWQDGLTDTGEIKPINPACRAAAQQSGTTPFYNWFSVLRSDGAGRTRGFVPDGQLCSGGNTNFTGFDAARDDWPLTHLTSGATIDFSYNAWAAHPGWFKVYITKDGFDPKSPLAWDDVEDQPFLTVDHPPLNGSPGTVEANYSWRGALPANKSGRHIIYMVWQRSDSQETFYSCSDVVFDGGNGEVTGVKDPGDGSGPGPDPTDPPDPTDPPQPGDCSATRITTGSWGGGYQSEVTVKNTGTVPMLGWMVDWNLPAGHRIDSLWNGAMTAQGQAVMVHNAEHNGSLDPGESTTFGYVATGSAADTASALTCRLG, from the coding sequence ATGATCCGCCGATTACTGGCGCAGAGCCGCCCCCGGGCATTGCTGCTCACCCTGCTCGCACTGCTCACCGCCATCCCCGCCGTCGGACTCGTCGTCACCGCCGGCGGCGATGCCGAGGCACACGGCACACCCATGAAACCGGCCAGCCGTACTTTCCTGTGCTGGCAGGACGGGCTGACCGACACCGGAGAGATCAAGCCGATCAACCCGGCCTGCCGCGCGGCGGCCCAGCAGAGCGGCACCACGCCCTTCTACAACTGGTTCTCCGTGCTGCGCTCCGACGGCGCCGGCCGCACCCGGGGCTTCGTGCCGGACGGGCAGCTGTGCAGTGGGGGCAACACCAACTTCACGGGCTTCGACGCCGCCCGTGACGACTGGCCGCTCACCCATCTCACCTCGGGCGCCACCATCGACTTCTCGTACAATGCCTGGGCCGCACACCCGGGTTGGTTCAAGGTGTACATCACCAAGGACGGCTTCGACCCGAAGTCGCCGCTCGCCTGGGACGACGTCGAGGACCAGCCGTTCCTGACCGTCGACCACCCGCCGCTCAACGGCAGCCCGGGCACCGTGGAGGCGAACTACTCCTGGCGCGGCGCCCTGCCCGCGAACAAGTCGGGCCGGCACATCATCTACATGGTGTGGCAGCGCTCCGACAGCCAGGAGACCTTCTACTCCTGCTCGGACGTCGTCTTCGACGGCGGCAACGGCGAAGTGACCGGGGTCAAGGACCCGGGTGACGGCAGCGGCCCGGGCCCCGACCCGACCGACCCGCCGGACCCGACCGACCCGCCGCAGCCCGGTGACTGCTCCGCGACCCGCATCACCACCGGCAGTTGGGGCGGCGGCTACCAGTCGGAGGTGACCGTCAAGAACACGGGCACCGTGCCGATGCTGGGCTGGATGGTCGACTGGAACCTGCCCGCCGGGCACCGGATCGACAGTCTGTGGAACGGCGCCATGACCGCGCAGGGCCAGGCCGTCATGGTCCACAACGCCGAACACAACGGCAGTCTCGATCCCGGTGAGTCCACGACGTTCGGCTACGTGGCCACGGGATCGGCGGCCGACACGGCGTCGGCCCTGACCTGCCGGCTGGGGTGA
- the acnA gene encoding aconitate hydratase AcnA, translating into MSANSFDARSTLQVGDESYEIFRLDKVEGAARLPYSLKVLLENLLRTEDGANITADHIRALGGWDSQAQPSQEIQFTPARVIMQDFTGVPCVVDLATMREAVKELGGDPAKINPLAPAELVIDHSVIADKFGTADAFGQNVELEYGRNKERYQFLRWGQTAFDEFKVVPPGTGIVHQVNIEHLARTVMVRNGQAYPDTLVGTDSHTTMVNGLGVLGWGVGGIEAEAAMLGQPVSMLIPRVVGFKLTGELKPGTTATDLVLTITEMLRKHGVVGKFVEFYGEGVAATSLANRATIGNMSPEFGSTAAIFPIDDETLNYLKLTGRSEQQVALVEAYAKEQGLWLDPAAEPDFSEKLELDLSTVVPSIAGPKRPQDRIVLADAAQQFAQDVRNYVDDDMEASKESFPASDAPANTPNGGPSKPVTVTAPDGSTYEIDHGAVTVAAITSCTNTSNPYVMVAAALVAKKAVEKGLTRKPWVKTTLAPGSKVVTDYFDKAGLTPYLDKVGFNLVGYGCTTCIGNSGPLPDEVSKAVNDHDLAVTSVLSGNRNFEGRINPDVKMNYLASPPLVVAYALAGSMKVDITKDALGIDQDGKPVYLKDIWPTEAEVNDVVANAIGEDMFNKSYADVFAGDAQWQALSIPTGNTFEWDPQSTYVRKPPYFEGMTMETTPVADISGARVLAKLGDSVTTDHISPAGAIKADTPAGKYLTEHGVERRDFNSYGSRRGNHEVMIRGTFANIRLRNQIAPGTEGGYTRDFTQDGGPVSFIYDASQNYQAAGTPLVILAGKEYGSGSSRDWAAKGTALLGVKAVIAESYERIHRSNLIGMGVLPLQFPEGGSAEGLGLTGEETFSISGVTELNDGTTPRTVKVTTDTGVEFDAVVRIDTPGEADYYRNGGIMQYVLRNLIRG; encoded by the coding sequence GTGTCGGCGAACAGCTTCGACGCCCGCAGCACGCTGCAGGTGGGCGACGAGTCGTACGAGATCTTCAGGCTGGACAAGGTCGAGGGCGCCGCGCGCCTTCCCTACAGCCTCAAGGTCCTGCTGGAGAACCTGCTCCGCACCGAGGACGGCGCGAACATCACCGCCGACCACATCCGGGCGCTCGGTGGCTGGGACTCCCAGGCCCAGCCCAGCCAGGAGATCCAGTTCACGCCGGCCCGCGTGATCATGCAGGACTTCACCGGTGTTCCCTGTGTCGTCGACCTCGCCACCATGCGTGAGGCCGTCAAGGAACTCGGCGGCGACCCGGCCAAGATCAACCCGCTGGCCCCGGCCGAGCTGGTCATCGACCACTCGGTCATCGCCGACAAGTTCGGCACCGCGGACGCCTTCGGCCAGAACGTGGAGCTGGAGTACGGCCGCAACAAGGAGCGTTACCAGTTCCTGCGCTGGGGCCAGACGGCGTTCGACGAGTTCAAGGTCGTCCCGCCCGGCACCGGCATCGTCCACCAGGTGAACATCGAGCACCTGGCCCGTACCGTCATGGTCCGGAACGGCCAGGCGTACCCCGACACCCTCGTCGGCACCGACTCGCACACCACCATGGTCAACGGCCTCGGTGTGCTCGGCTGGGGCGTCGGCGGCATCGAGGCAGAGGCCGCGATGCTCGGCCAGCCGGTCTCCATGCTCATCCCGCGCGTCGTCGGCTTCAAGCTGACCGGTGAGCTCAAGCCCGGCACCACCGCCACCGACCTGGTGCTCACGATCACCGAGATGCTGCGCAAGCACGGTGTCGTCGGCAAGTTCGTCGAGTTCTACGGCGAGGGTGTGGCGGCGACGAGCCTCGCCAACCGCGCCACCATCGGCAACATGTCGCCGGAGTTCGGCTCCACCGCCGCGATCTTCCCGATCGACGACGAGACCCTGAACTACCTGAAGCTGACCGGCCGCTCCGAGCAGCAGGTCGCGCTCGTCGAGGCGTACGCCAAGGAGCAGGGCCTCTGGCTCGACCCGGCCGCGGAGCCCGACTTCTCCGAGAAGCTGGAGCTCGACCTCTCCACGGTCGTCCCCTCCATCGCCGGCCCGAAGCGTCCGCAGGACCGCATCGTCCTGGCCGACGCCGCCCAGCAGTTCGCCCAGGACGTCCGCAACTACGTGGACGACGACATGGAGGCGAGCAAGGAGTCCTTCCCGGCCTCCGACGCCCCGGCGAACACGCCGAACGGCGGTCCGTCGAAGCCGGTCACCGTCACCGCCCCCGACGGTTCGACCTACGAGATCGACCACGGCGCCGTCACCGTCGCCGCGATCACCTCCTGCACCAACACCTCGAACCCGTACGTCATGGTCGCCGCCGCGCTGGTGGCCAAGAAGGCGGTCGAGAAGGGCCTGACCCGCAAGCCGTGGGTCAAGACCACCCTCGCCCCGGGTTCCAAGGTCGTCACCGACTACTTCGACAAGGCGGGCCTGACCCCGTACCTCGACAAGGTCGGCTTCAACCTGGTCGGTTACGGCTGCACCACCTGCATCGGCAACTCCGGCCCGCTGCCGGACGAGGTCTCCAAGGCCGTCAACGACCACGACCTGGCCGTCACCTCGGTGCTCTCCGGCAACCGCAACTTCGAGGGCCGGATCAACCCCGACGTCAAGATGAACTACCTGGCGTCCCCGCCGCTGGTCGTCGCGTACGCCCTCGCCGGCTCCATGAAGGTGGACATCACCAAGGACGCCCTGGGCATCGACCAGGACGGCAAGCCGGTCTACCTGAAGGACATCTGGCCGACCGAGGCCGAGGTCAACGACGTCGTCGCCAACGCGATCGGCGAGGACATGTTCAACAAGTCCTACGCCGACGTCTTCGCGGGCGACGCCCAGTGGCAGGCGCTGTCGATCCCGACCGGCAACACCTTCGAGTGGGACCCGCAGTCCACCTACGTGCGCAAGCCCCCGTACTTCGAGGGCATGACGATGGAGACGACCCCGGTCGCCGACATCTCCGGCGCCCGTGTGCTGGCGAAGCTGGGCGACTCGGTCACCACCGACCACATCTCCCCGGCCGGTGCGATCAAGGCCGACACCCCGGCCGGCAAGTACCTCACGGAGCACGGCGTCGAGCGCCGTGACTTCAACAGCTACGGCTCGCGCCGCGGCAACCACGAGGTCATGATCCGCGGCACCTTCGCCAACATCCGTCTGCGCAACCAGATCGCGCCGGGGACCGAGGGCGGCTACACCCGCGACTTCACCCAGGACGGCGGTCCGGTGTCGTTCATCTACGACGCCTCGCAGAACTACCAGGCCGCCGGCACTCCGCTGGTGATCCTGGCGGGCAAGGAGTACGGCTCCGGTTCGTCCCGTGACTGGGCGGCCAAGGGCACCGCGCTGCTCGGCGTCAAGGCCGTCATCGCCGAGTCCTACGAGCGCATCCACCGCTCGAACCTCATCGGCATGGGCGTCCTGCCGCTACAGTTCCCGGAGGGCGGCTCCGCCGAGGGCCTCGGCCTGACCGGTGAAGAGACCTTCTCGATCTCCGGCGTCACCGAGCTGAACGACGGCACCACGCCGCGCACGGTCAAGGTGACCACCGACACCGGTGTGGAGTTCGACGCGGTCGTCCGCATCGACACCCCGGGCGAGGCGGACTACTACCGCAACGGCGGCATCATGCAGTACGTGCTGCGGAACCTCATTCGTGGCTAG